The following coding sequences are from one Daphnia pulex isolate KAP4 chromosome 11, ASM2113471v1 window:
- the LOC124208263 gene encoding protein spinster homolog 1-like produces MDSPDIDSNETVQHQSTIEQVVTEDVQPQLQPSGNPNDSIKAPEIVPDKTSNEPALSSRTSSDAGDQTQPLPTHEETVDHEPKVDLEKDKLSVSTEDLTVSLPTKDKPEDQISCEPSSSSSITSSSITTVEEVKQMSRRQLATVLILCFVNLLKYMDRFTIAGILPEIQCFFGISDAQGGLLSTAFVVSYMLFSPLVGYLGDRFSRRIIMGCGIIFWGLSNLAGSFTETYSLFLTSRILVGIGESMFSTVSPTIISDVCVGDTRSKFLILYYFAIPVGSGLGFIVGAAMASAFGSWQWGLRVTPFLGLIAVLLIFFIVQEPPRGEAEGSTLSPTTYWDDLKYLAKNKSYVLSTAGCTLTTYVSGALAWWGPKFITLGQASGQGLDVSYTRVSLVVGFEAALAGVVGVASGSLVGQKFRKRFPTADAQVCAWSMVICAPLLYWGCYIATGPPVPLYIVLFFGQWFLNVSWAPVGDILLYVVIPTRRSTAEAFSILISHALGDAGSPYIVGLVSDSFKKSLTAAAESKTYLSNDYYDGTMVLDQSSSSNNCSGSSFIDPETVDIDFRALQYSLFITTIIAALSAYFFFLNAWYIVEDKAAVAKAVKENEELMRIEKIEKQDSANTKSELSGV; encoded by the exons ATGGATTCGCCAGACATTGACAGCAACGAAACCGTCCAACATCAGTCGACTATCGAACAGGTTGTCACCGAAGATGTCCAGCCGCAACTACAACCGTCTGGAAACCCAAACGATTCGATAAAAGCGCCAGAAATTGTTCCCGATAAAACATCAAACGAGCCAGCGCTATCCTCGAGAACTTCTTCTGACGCAGGTGACCAAACTCAACCCTTGCCGACCCATGAAGAAACCGTCGACCATGAACCAAAGGTTGATCTAGAGAAAGACAAACTGTCTGTTTCCACCGAAGACTTGACTGTATCGCTTCCTACCAAAGACAAGCCGGAAGACCAGATCAGCTGTGagccatcatcatcgtcgtcgatcACTTCGTCGTCGATCACAACTGTGGAAGAAGTCAAGCAAATGTCTAGACGCCAACTCGCCACCGTCCTAATCCTGTGTTTTGTCAATCTTTTGAAGTACATGGATCGGTTCACTATCGCAG GGATCCTGCCGGAGATCCAGTGCTTTTTTGGAATCAGCGATGCGCAAGGTGGATTACTGTCGACGGCTTTCGTGGTGTCCTACATGCTCTTCTCACCTCTTGTCGGATACCTGGGCGATAGATTCTCTCGCAG GATCATCATGGGATGTGGAATCATTTTCTGGGGTCTTTCCAATTTAG ccgGTTCGTTCACGGAAACTTACAGCCTCTTTCTGACGTCGAGGATTCTAGTTGGCATCGGCGAGTCCATGTTTTCCACCGTTTCGCCGACTATCATTTCCGACGTGTGCGTCGGTGACACTCGGTCGAAATTCCTCATCCTTTATTATTTCGCCATTCCGGTTGGAAG CGGTCTAGGATTTATTGTTGGTGCGGCGATGGCCAGCGCTTTCGGTTCCTGGCAGTGGGGCCTCCGTGTCACACCTTTCTTAGGCCTTATCGCCGTCCTGTTGATCTTCTTTATCGTCCAAGAGCCACCGAGAGGTGAAGCCGAAGGATCTACTTTATCCCCGACGACTTACTGGGACGATCTTAAATATCTGGCCAAAAA tAAAAGTTACGTATTGTCAACCGCGGGCTGCACGCTCACCACCTATGTCTCGGGAGCGCTGGCCTGGTGGGGTCCGAAATTCATTACATTGGGACAAGCCTCCGGACAAGGATTAGACGTGTCTTATACCAG GGTGTCTTTAGTCGTCGGCTTCGAAGCAGCTTTAGCCGGCGTGGTGGGCGTTGCTTCCGGATCTTTGGTCGGACAGAAATTCAGGAAACGTTTTCCAACTGCCGACGCCCAAGTTTGCGCTTGGAGTATGGTCATTTGCGCCCCGCTACTCTATTGGGGATGCTATATAGCGACCGGCCCTCCGGTACCCTTATACATCGTCCTCTTCTTTGGTCAATGGTTCCTCAACGTTAGCTG gGCTCCCGTTGGTGACATCCTCTTG TATGTCGTCATTCCTACGAGACGTTCGACGGCCGAAGCTTTTTCTATCCTCATTTCCCATGCATTAGGTGATGCCGGATCTCCGTATATAGTTGGGCTg GTATCAGACAGCTTTAAAAAGTCGTTGACTGCTGCGGCTGAATCGAAAACTTATTTATCGAATGATTACTACGACGGGACGATGGTCTTGGATCAATCCTCTTCAAGTAATAATTGTTCCGGTTCATCGTTCATCGATCCGGAAACGGTCGACATTGATTTTCGGGCTCTACAATACTCGTTGTTCATCACGACAATCATCGCAGCCCTGAGcgcctattttttcttcctgaacGCTTG GTACATCGTCGAAGACAAAGCCGCTGTCGCAAAAGCTGTGAAGG AAAACGAAGAATTGATgcgaatagaaaaaattgaaaagcaagATTCGGCTAACACTAAATCGGAATTGTCGGGAGTGTGA